The proteins below are encoded in one region of Micromonospora yangpuensis:
- a CDS encoding glycosyltransferase gives MAPFRVLTTYNFFEPGFRAGGPVRSIARILDTCSEQTSVTMVTGDRDLGAREPYPGLSGRWVTRGRARIFYLCPRRPGQWWALWRALRQGHFDLLYANGMFATYSIALVLAARYGLVRSTRLVIAPRGEFEPACLSRRPLKKRCFLWWWGRLLRHRADVAWHATSPLEATRIAAVFPWARIEVSPVQVALPAEPIEAAPHHGVPRLVFVGRILPSKNVALLVEALALVGAPVSVDLYGPVEDAAYWARCRRLIAGLPAHVDLRYHGELRPEVVRETFARYDAFLMPTLGENFGHVIAESLSASCPVLCSDRTPWGPVLAAGGGTVIRELTPQAWAREIDRLLGRSATARHDARRAAGAAYRTWRSSVDGPNVLDRLRLRQGALPAGATTSEPVPAASPGTR, from the coding sequence GTGGCGCCCTTCCGCGTGCTCACCACGTACAACTTCTTCGAACCGGGGTTCCGGGCCGGTGGACCGGTCCGGTCCATCGCCCGGATCCTCGACACCTGCTCGGAGCAGACCTCGGTGACCATGGTGACCGGTGACCGTGACCTGGGTGCGCGGGAGCCGTACCCGGGGCTCTCCGGGCGGTGGGTGACGCGCGGCCGGGCCCGGATCTTCTACCTGTGCCCGCGCCGGCCCGGCCAGTGGTGGGCGCTGTGGCGGGCGCTGCGGCAGGGCCACTTCGACCTGCTGTACGCCAACGGGATGTTCGCGACGTACTCCATCGCCCTGGTCCTCGCCGCCCGGTACGGTCTCGTCCGGTCGACCCGGCTGGTGATCGCCCCCCGGGGGGAGTTCGAGCCCGCGTGCCTGTCCCGGAGACCGTTGAAGAAGCGATGTTTCCTCTGGTGGTGGGGGCGGCTGCTCAGGCACCGCGCCGACGTGGCCTGGCACGCGACCTCCCCGCTGGAGGCGACCCGGATCGCCGCGGTCTTCCCGTGGGCCCGCATCGAGGTCAGCCCGGTGCAGGTGGCGCTGCCCGCCGAGCCGATCGAGGCGGCACCGCACCACGGCGTGCCCCGCCTGGTCTTCGTCGGCCGCATCCTGCCCAGCAAGAACGTGGCCCTGCTGGTGGAGGCGTTGGCGCTGGTCGGCGCCCCGGTCTCGGTGGATCTGTACGGGCCGGTCGAGGACGCCGCGTACTGGGCCCGGTGTCGCCGGCTGATCGCCGGGCTGCCCGCCCACGTCGACCTGCGTTACCACGGTGAGCTCCGACCCGAGGTGGTCCGGGAGACCTTCGCCAGGTACGACGCCTTCCTGATGCCGACGCTCGGCGAGAACTTCGGGCACGTCATCGCGGAAAGTCTCTCCGCGTCGTGTCCGGTCCTCTGTTCCGACCGCACGCCCTGGGGTCCGGTGTTGGCCGCCGGCGGTGGGACGGTGATCCGGGAGCTGACGCCACAGGCGTGGGCGCGGGAGATCGACCGGCTGCTGGGCCGTTCGGCCACCGCCCGCCACGACGCCCGACGTGCCGCCGGAGCGGCCTACCGCACCTGGCGGAGCAGTGTGGACGGGCCGAACGTCCTCGACCGGCTCCGGCTGCGTCAGGGTGCGCTCCCCGCCGGGGCGACGACCTCCGAACCGGTGCCCGCGGCCTCGCCCGGGACCAGGTGA
- a CDS encoding glycosyltransferase family 4 protein, which produces MFLFVLQCPTPHHTPLFDRLHAAWPGRVHVYYRFDREEQTRGWGDQRPRHPYTVLTNPSGRRALLRSLSAPTLEVVCLFGYRGWAHILSALTARVRRIPLIVRCDSNVRAELARPPLRRWLKRHYLRGLLGQPEIWAVGSANAAYWRLLGFDRLQLVPFALPELPRGAEQAAALRVGWELTDRFVFGYVGRLEELKGVTDLLAAFDLVRNRLPAGSVGLVLVGTGSLTASVTAHVARRPADCRFLGPVAHDRLGAVYAAADVVVVPSRWEPWGLVVNEALGLGTPVVASDEVAAADDLVAAGNGRRFPAGDVGGLAEAMLAEYRLGARRLPRLVAADTAGTMARRLRHLVSEEAPADAPV; this is translated from the coding sequence ATGTTCCTGTTCGTTCTGCAGTGTCCGACCCCGCACCACACCCCCCTGTTCGACCGCCTGCACGCCGCGTGGCCGGGCCGGGTGCACGTCTACTACCGGTTCGACCGGGAGGAGCAGACCCGGGGTTGGGGCGACCAGCGGCCCCGGCACCCGTACACCGTCCTGACCAACCCGTCGGGTCGCCGGGCCCTGCTGCGGTCGCTGTCCGCACCGACGCTGGAAGTGGTCTGCCTGTTCGGCTACCGGGGGTGGGCGCACATCCTGTCCGCGCTGACCGCCCGGGTCCGCCGGATTCCGTTGATCGTCAGGTGCGACAGCAATGTGCGGGCGGAACTGGCCCGCCCGCCGCTGCGGCGCTGGCTCAAGCGGCACTACCTGCGTGGGTTGCTCGGCCAGCCGGAGATCTGGGCGGTCGGTTCGGCGAACGCCGCGTACTGGCGCCTGCTGGGCTTCGACCGGCTACAGCTGGTCCCGTTCGCCCTGCCCGAGCTGCCCCGGGGCGCGGAGCAGGCCGCGGCGCTGCGCGTCGGGTGGGAGCTGACCGACCGTTTCGTGTTCGGCTACGTCGGCCGGCTGGAGGAACTCAAGGGGGTCACCGACCTGCTCGCCGCGTTCGACCTGGTACGGAACCGGCTGCCGGCCGGCTCGGTCGGGCTGGTGCTGGTCGGTACCGGGTCGTTGACCGCGTCGGTCACCGCCCACGTGGCGCGGCGGCCGGCCGACTGCCGTTTCCTCGGACCGGTCGCCCACGACCGGCTGGGCGCGGTCTACGCCGCCGCGGACGTGGTGGTGGTCCCGTCCCGGTGGGAGCCGTGGGGGCTGGTGGTCAACGAGGCGCTCGGTCTCGGTACCCCGGTCGTCGCCTCCGACGAGGTGGCCGCCGCCGACGACCTGGTCGCTGCCGGCAACGGCCGCCGCTTCCCGGCCGGTGACGTCGGCGGGCTCGCCGAGGCCATGCTGGCCGAGTACCGCCTGGGCGCACGGCGGCTGCCCCGGCTGGTCGCCGCGGACACCGCCGGCACGATGGCCCGCCGGCTGCGACACCTGGTTTCCGAGGAGGCACCGGCCGACGCGCCGGTCTGA
- a CDS encoding polysaccharide biosynthesis C-terminal domain-containing protein, translating into MSPHHRRGRFRSLGTGQVDPGDRQAPGGVRGQTVVAALASLLGGLLNAGILALSARAGQTGEIAAYTVMLSALAVVTVLLAGGASLLYLTGDDRQRQAVRSHRLLIVLPVMALSAVGVTTVFATRGYGVPALATSAVVAIGNNLGELYLGDLARRLRFGTAAVVTTAPKVAALVLLLTGVPLTMALAVGAVGQLVAGEALVSRGAAGRGPLWHRLSMRSAVAAFGMNRQLMAYNLAEVFTGRAGGVALSTVASPHVVGTYGAVYNVYVALVAVLYQGLRVPMAARVRTRQAAFRNSGGREGEALMVAAAVLAAVGGLYWAPWLSTGLLGLTEPESTHWLQLLAVALPFLTASRAVGLRRIADGDYRAATRLTVLTAGLTGIGLLVLVPTWGPAGAAGATTVAEVLTVGVLVVVAAVRAGPLRRRRPSEPGGVGRHRRSAVGAEHVDQPVRAR; encoded by the coding sequence GTGAGTCCACACCACCGCCGGGGTCGGTTCCGCTCCCTCGGCACCGGGCAGGTCGATCCGGGTGACCGCCAGGCACCGGGCGGGGTACGCGGGCAGACCGTGGTCGCGGCGCTGGCCAGCCTGCTGGGCGGGCTGCTCAACGCGGGCATCCTCGCGCTGAGCGCGCGGGCCGGTCAGACCGGCGAGATCGCCGCCTACACGGTGATGCTGTCGGCCCTGGCGGTGGTGACGGTCCTGCTCGCTGGTGGCGCGTCCCTGTTGTACCTGACCGGCGACGACCGGCAGCGGCAGGCGGTACGCAGCCACCGGCTGTTGATCGTCCTGCCGGTGATGGCGCTCAGCGCGGTGGGCGTCACCACGGTCTTCGCCACCCGGGGGTACGGCGTGCCCGCCCTGGCCACCAGCGCGGTGGTGGCGATCGGCAACAACCTCGGCGAGCTGTACCTCGGTGACCTGGCCCGGCGGCTGCGGTTCGGCACCGCCGCGGTGGTCACCACGGCACCCAAGGTGGCGGCCCTGGTGCTGCTGCTCACCGGGGTGCCGTTGACCATGGCCCTGGCCGTCGGCGCGGTGGGGCAACTGGTGGCCGGGGAGGCCCTGGTCAGCCGGGGTGCCGCCGGCCGTGGCCCGCTCTGGCACCGGTTGTCGATGCGCTCGGCGGTCGCCGCCTTCGGGATGAACCGGCAGCTGATGGCCTACAACCTGGCCGAGGTGTTCACCGGACGGGCCGGTGGGGTGGCCCTGTCCACGGTCGCCAGCCCGCACGTGGTGGGCACCTACGGCGCGGTCTACAACGTCTACGTGGCGCTGGTGGCCGTGCTGTACCAGGGGCTGCGGGTGCCGATGGCCGCCCGGGTCCGTACCCGGCAGGCCGCCTTCCGCAACTCCGGCGGCCGGGAGGGCGAGGCGCTGATGGTCGCGGCGGCCGTGCTGGCGGCGGTGGGTGGCCTGTACTGGGCGCCCTGGCTCAGCACCGGGCTGCTCGGCCTGACCGAGCCGGAGTCGACGCACTGGCTGCAGCTGCTGGCCGTGGCGTTGCCCTTCCTGACCGCGAGCCGGGCGGTCGGGCTGCGCCGGATCGCCGACGGGGACTACCGGGCGGCCACCCGGCTGACGGTGCTGACCGCCGGGCTGACGGGGATCGGGCTGCTGGTGCTGGTGCCCACGTGGGGACCGGCAGGTGCGGCCGGCGCGACCACGGTGGCGGAGGTGCTGACCGTCGGCGTCCTGGTGGTGGTCGCGGCGGTGCGGGCCGGTCCGCTTCGGCGGCGGCGTCCGTCGGAGCCGGGCGGGGTGGGCCGGCACCGCCGGTCAGCGGTCGGCGCCGAGCACGTCGACCAGCCGGTCCGGGCGCGCTGA
- a CDS encoding FkbM family methyltransferase, which translates to MTSALEDSRKVVRYIWTHPANRRHRVASLARATAFQLRARLTGRPALTPIGEHNRMWVHLHQHGASKVLYANPPDWPEMQAWKALLGPGDLFVDVGSNAGTYSLWAAEAGARVIAVEPDPGAVERLRHNIALNDLQDQIEVQQCALAAEPGRLRLTSGRDTTNHLLPPDEESGTLVEVRTLDELLGDDRAAGIKIDVEGAERMVLAGAARALREHRIDVLQLEWNEQSELLFGETRAPLADLLRGHGYHLLRPDDQGRLRPTDASGYGADLFAVRPGLR; encoded by the coding sequence ATGACCAGCGCGCTCGAGGACAGCCGGAAGGTGGTGCGCTACATCTGGACGCACCCGGCCAACCGTCGGCACCGGGTGGCCAGTCTCGCCCGGGCCACCGCCTTCCAGCTGCGGGCCCGGTTGACCGGCCGCCCCGCGCTCACCCCGATCGGCGAGCACAACCGGATGTGGGTGCACCTGCACCAGCACGGCGCGTCCAAGGTGCTCTACGCCAACCCGCCGGACTGGCCGGAGATGCAGGCGTGGAAGGCGCTCCTGGGCCCCGGCGACCTCTTCGTGGACGTGGGCAGCAACGCCGGGACGTACAGTCTCTGGGCCGCCGAGGCCGGTGCCCGGGTGATCGCGGTCGAACCGGATCCGGGTGCCGTGGAGCGGCTCCGGCACAACATCGCCCTCAACGACCTGCAGGACCAGATCGAGGTCCAGCAGTGCGCGCTGGCGGCGGAGCCCGGCCGGCTGCGGTTGACCAGCGGCCGGGACACCACCAACCACCTGCTGCCGCCGGATGAGGAATCCGGCACCCTGGTCGAGGTCCGCACCCTGGACGAGTTGCTCGGTGACGACCGGGCCGCCGGTATCAAGATCGACGTCGAGGGGGCCGAGCGGATGGTGCTCGCCGGTGCCGCACGGGCCCTGCGCGAGCACCGGATCGACGTGCTGCAGCTGGAGTGGAACGAGCAGAGCGAACTGCTCTTCGGCGAGACCCGGGCCCCGCTGGCGGACCTGCTGCGGGGACACGGCTACCACCTGCTCCGCCCGGACGACCAGGGCCGGCTGCGGCCCACCGACGCGTCCGGGTACGGCGCCGACCTGTTCGCGGTCCGCCCCGGCCTCCGGTAG
- a CDS encoding sugar transferase, whose translation MSKRLFDIVVAALALLLASPLLLLIAVAVRCDDGGPVFFRQERVGLRGKLFLIHKFRTMRAGPGVLVTSDSDDRITRLGRILRATKLDELPQLYDVLIGRMSLVGPRPEVPRYVHCWPSVARWRILSIRPGITDPAAVAFRNESAHLADQVNPEEHYLSVLLPQKVEMYLRYVETRTILGDLRILLATVRAVLFPAGVPVPRQAPTRPTGLPAAVPDGFDRIGVRAHSDA comes from the coding sequence GTGAGCAAACGACTCTTCGACATCGTCGTCGCCGCGCTGGCGCTGCTGCTCGCCTCCCCGCTGCTGCTCCTGATCGCCGTGGCGGTCCGCTGCGACGACGGTGGACCGGTGTTCTTCCGGCAGGAACGGGTGGGCCTGCGCGGCAAACTGTTCCTGATCCACAAGTTCCGCACCATGCGCGCCGGCCCCGGGGTGCTGGTCACCTCGGACAGCGACGACCGGATCACCCGCCTCGGGCGGATCCTGCGCGCCACCAAGCTGGACGAGTTGCCGCAGCTCTACGACGTACTGATCGGGCGGATGAGCCTGGTCGGCCCCCGGCCGGAGGTGCCCCGCTACGTCCACTGCTGGCCGTCGGTGGCCCGGTGGCGCATCCTGTCCATCCGCCCCGGCATCACCGACCCGGCCGCCGTCGCCTTCCGCAACGAGTCGGCACACCTGGCCGACCAGGTGAACCCGGAGGAGCACTACCTCTCGGTGCTGCTGCCGCAGAAAGTGGAGATGTACCTGCGGTACGTGGAGACCCGCACCATCCTCGGCGACCTGCGCATCCTGCTGGCCACCGTCCGGGCGGTGCTCTTCCCCGCCGGCGTCCCCGTGCCCCGGCAGGCCCCGACCCGGCCGACCGGGTTGCCGGCCGCCGTACCCGACGGTTTCGACCGGATCGGGGTACGCGCCCACAGCGACGCCTGA
- the wecB gene encoding non-hydrolyzing UDP-N-acetylglucosamine 2-epimerase has product MTRVMTVVGTRPEIIRLSRVIARLDETVDHLLVHTGQNWDSTLSEIFFTELRVRRPDRFLRVDTSSLGRVLGGVLVGMEEALTELRPDALLVLGDTNSCIAALMARRMRIPVYHMEAGNRCFDLNVPEETNRRLVDHIADFNLVYTEHARRNLLAEGLHPRRILHTGSPMREVLAHHAGEIAASRVLDRLDLTPGRYVVVSAHREENVDHPDRLRRLLDCLGAVRDRWGLPVLVSTHPRTRKRLESLAPDASTLDGIAFHEPFGLLDYVHLQTRAYCTLSDSGTISEESAILGFPAVTLRESIERPEALDAGGIIMTGLDPAGVVEAIEVTVAQVTADGVPCPADYQVTDTSRRVVDFILSTVRRHHAWAGIRT; this is encoded by the coding sequence ATGACCCGGGTGATGACCGTGGTCGGTACCCGACCCGAGATCATTCGACTGTCCCGGGTGATCGCCCGGCTCGACGAGACCGTCGACCACCTGCTCGTGCACACCGGGCAGAACTGGGACAGCACCCTGTCCGAGATCTTCTTCACCGAGCTGCGGGTCCGCCGCCCGGACCGGTTCCTGCGGGTCGACACCTCCTCGCTGGGCCGGGTGCTCGGCGGCGTGCTGGTCGGCATGGAGGAGGCGCTCACCGAGCTGCGCCCCGACGCGCTGCTGGTGCTCGGCGACACCAACAGCTGCATCGCCGCACTGATGGCCCGCCGGATGCGGATACCCGTGTACCACATGGAGGCCGGCAACCGGTGCTTCGACCTGAACGTGCCGGAGGAGACCAACCGGCGGCTGGTCGACCACATCGCCGACTTCAACCTGGTCTACACCGAACACGCCCGCCGCAACCTGCTCGCCGAGGGCCTGCACCCGCGCCGCATCCTGCACACCGGCTCACCGATGCGCGAGGTCCTGGCCCACCACGCCGGCGAGATCGCCGCCTCCCGGGTGCTCGACCGACTCGACCTCACCCCCGGCCGGTACGTCGTGGTCAGCGCGCACCGGGAGGAGAACGTCGACCACCCCGACCGGCTGCGTCGACTGCTCGACTGCCTCGGCGCGGTCCGCGACCGGTGGGGGCTCCCGGTGCTGGTCTCCACCCACCCGCGCACCCGCAAGCGGCTGGAGTCGCTCGCACCGGACGCGTCCACCCTGGACGGCATCGCCTTCCACGAGCCGTTCGGGCTGCTCGACTACGTCCACCTGCAGACCCGGGCCTACTGCACCCTCTCCGACAGCGGCACGATCAGCGAGGAGTCGGCCATCCTCGGCTTCCCCGCGGTGACCCTGCGGGAGTCCATCGAACGCCCGGAGGCGCTGGACGCCGGCGGCATCATCATGACCGGCCTCGACCCGGCCGGCGTGGTCGAGGCGATCGAGGTCACCGTCGCCCAGGTCACCGCCGACGGGGTGCCCTGCCCGGCCGACTACCAGGTGACCGACACCTCCCGCCGGGTGGTCGACTTCATCCTCTCCACCGTCCGCCGCCACCACGCCTGGGCCGGCATCCGCACCTGA
- a CDS encoding NAD-dependent epimerase/dehydratase family protein has protein sequence MLRLAVTGANGFLGWHVRVLARVLGWPEPVLIDRADLSDESRLAARLDGVDRVLHLAGVNRGNPVDVAAGNVELAAALVRGLRRCATAPATVVFANSVQAGNGTPYGDSKAVAAATLMAARPDLVDLRLPNLYGEHGRAYHNSVVATFCRLLAEGHVPEVQEDRAMALAHVTDAAALLLGVPAGGSWDPELPMLHLGVADLAERLTGWADTYRTGEIPPLADRHDMRLFNTYRSHCFPAHYPIPLARRADERGELVETVRMHGGTGQTFCSTTRPGATRGEHFHLVKMERFVVLRGTAEISLRRVGDDRVLRFAVSGREPVIVDMPTMWAHKLVNTGTEDLVTLFWTNELFDPARPDTYREPVEADRAAPVAVPA, from the coding sequence ATGCTGAGGCTGGCCGTCACCGGGGCGAACGGCTTCCTCGGCTGGCACGTGCGGGTGCTGGCCCGGGTGCTCGGCTGGCCCGAACCGGTGCTGATCGACCGGGCCGACCTTTCCGACGAGTCCCGCCTGGCGGCCCGCCTCGACGGCGTCGACCGGGTGCTGCACCTGGCCGGGGTCAACCGGGGGAACCCGGTGGACGTCGCCGCCGGCAACGTCGAGCTGGCCGCCGCGCTGGTCCGGGGCCTGCGCCGGTGCGCCACCGCACCCGCCACCGTGGTCTTCGCCAACTCGGTGCAGGCCGGCAACGGCACGCCCTACGGCGACTCGAAGGCCGTCGCGGCGGCGACCCTGATGGCGGCCCGGCCGGACCTGGTCGACCTGCGACTGCCCAACCTGTACGGCGAACACGGCCGCGCCTACCACAACTCCGTCGTGGCCACCTTCTGCCGGCTGCTCGCCGAGGGACACGTACCCGAGGTGCAGGAGGACCGCGCGATGGCACTGGCCCACGTCACCGACGCCGCCGCCCTGCTGCTCGGGGTCCCGGCCGGCGGCTCGTGGGACCCGGAGCTGCCGATGCTGCACCTCGGGGTCGCCGACCTGGCCGAGCGGTTGACCGGCTGGGCCGACACCTACCGCACCGGCGAGATCCCGCCGCTGGCCGACCGGCACGACATGCGGCTGTTCAACACCTACCGCTCGCACTGCTTCCCGGCGCACTACCCGATCCCGCTGGCCCGCCGCGCCGACGAACGCGGCGAACTGGTCGAGACGGTCCGGATGCACGGCGGCACCGGCCAGACCTTCTGCTCCACCACCCGCCCCGGCGCCACCCGCGGCGAACACTTCCACCTGGTCAAGATGGAACGGTTCGTGGTGCTGCGCGGCACCGCCGAGATCAGCCTGCGGCGCGTCGGCGACGACCGGGTGCTGCGCTTCGCGGTCAGCGGCCGGGAACCGGTGATCGTCGACATGCCGACCATGTGGGCGCACAAGCTGGTGAACACCGGCACCGAGGACCTGGTCACCCTCTTCTGGACCAACGAACTGTTCGACCCGGCCCGCCCGGACACCTACCGTGAGCCGGTCGAGGCCGACCGGGCCGCCCCGGTGGCGGTTCCCGCGTGA
- a CDS encoding polysaccharide biosynthesis protein: protein MSAVPAGSRVLITGGTGSFGQTMTRRLLTHDVAEVRVFSRDEAKQDAMRRVVADDRVRYHVGDVRDFDSVYRATRDVDYVFHAAALKQVPSCEFFPLEAVRTNILGSTNVIEAADRNGVASVVLLSTDKAVHPINAMGMSKALMEKTAQAYARNNPASRTVVSCVRYGNVMYSRGSVIPLFVEQIKAGRAPTVTDPQMTRFLMSLAESVELVEHAFQYARPGDIFVNKAAASTVGDLAEAICQLFDVPTKFETIGVRHGEKQHETLASPEELAQADDFGEFYRVPIDARDLNYALYVTEGELGGRSVDEFNSANARRLTVPEIVELLQTLPEIRAELGARDAVLAC from the coding sequence GTGAGCGCTGTACCTGCCGGCAGCCGGGTCCTGATCACCGGAGGCACCGGATCCTTCGGCCAGACGATGACCCGTCGCCTGCTCACCCACGACGTCGCCGAGGTCCGGGTGTTCAGTCGGGACGAGGCCAAACAGGACGCGATGCGCCGCGTGGTGGCCGACGACCGGGTGCGCTACCACGTCGGCGACGTGCGGGACTTCGACTCGGTGTACCGGGCCACCCGGGACGTCGACTACGTCTTCCACGCCGCGGCGCTCAAACAGGTGCCGTCCTGCGAGTTCTTCCCGCTGGAGGCGGTCCGGACCAACATCCTGGGCAGCACGAACGTCATCGAGGCCGCCGACCGCAACGGGGTCGCCTCGGTGGTTCTGCTCAGCACCGACAAGGCCGTCCATCCGATCAACGCGATGGGGATGAGCAAGGCCCTGATGGAGAAGACCGCCCAGGCGTACGCCCGGAACAACCCGGCCAGCCGTACCGTCGTCTCCTGCGTCCGCTACGGCAACGTCATGTACTCGCGCGGCTCGGTCATCCCGCTCTTCGTCGAGCAGATCAAGGCCGGCCGTGCCCCGACCGTCACCGACCCGCAGATGACCCGCTTCCTGATGTCCCTGGCCGAGTCCGTGGAACTGGTCGAACACGCCTTCCAGTACGCCCGGCCCGGCGACATCTTCGTCAACAAGGCCGCCGCGAGCACCGTCGGCGACCTGGCCGAGGCGATCTGCCAGCTCTTCGACGTACCCACCAAGTTCGAGACGATCGGGGTACGCCACGGCGAGAAGCAGCACGAGACCCTGGCCAGTCCGGAGGAGTTGGCCCAGGCCGACGACTTCGGCGAGTTCTACCGGGTGCCGATCGACGCCCGGGACCTCAACTACGCGCTCTACGTCACCGAGGGGGAGTTGGGCGGCCGGTCGGTCGACGAGTTCAACTCCGCCAACGCGCGGCGGCTGACCGTACCCGAGATCGTGGAGCTGCTGCAGACGCTGCCGGAGATCCGGGCGGAGCTGGGCGCCCGCGACGCGGTGCTGGCATGCTGA
- a CDS encoding DegT/DnrJ/EryC1/StrS family aminotransferase, translating into MGDRTLPFALPDLGEAEIRAVNEAIRSGWVSSGPLVREFEQRFAERCGPGVTAVALNSATAGLHLALEALSLPRGAEVLVPTWTFTATAEVVVHVGAIPVFVDVDPVTLNIDLADVTRKVTARTAAVMPVHFAGQPVAAEALRTFARDHGLAVVEDAAHAFPAASAGVPVGGGDSAATVFSFYATKTITTGEGGMLVTRDPALAQRVRTMRLHGFDRDGFDRYRSTLPAWQYNVVEAGFKYNLTDPAAAMGLVQLDRAEAMRLRRAEIAARYRQAFTGLPIDLPQPAPETDLHSWHLFVVRLRPEAPVGRDGFIAELARLGVGCGVHFIPLHRHTYWQQRYALTDEMFPVASAEFPRVVSLPIFSAMDDAQVELVIRTVSKVLQ; encoded by the coding sequence ATGGGCGACCGCACTCTTCCGTTCGCGCTTCCCGATCTCGGTGAGGCCGAGATCAGGGCGGTCAACGAGGCCATCCGCTCCGGCTGGGTCTCCTCCGGTCCCCTGGTACGCGAGTTCGAGCAGCGGTTCGCCGAACGCTGCGGCCCCGGGGTGACAGCCGTCGCGCTGAACTCGGCGACCGCCGGCCTGCACCTGGCGCTGGAGGCGCTCAGCCTGCCCCGGGGCGCGGAGGTGCTGGTGCCGACCTGGACCTTCACCGCCACCGCCGAGGTCGTGGTGCACGTGGGTGCGATCCCGGTGTTTGTCGACGTGGACCCGGTGACCCTGAACATCGACCTGGCCGACGTTACCCGGAAGGTCACCGCCCGCACCGCCGCGGTGATGCCCGTGCACTTCGCCGGCCAGCCGGTAGCCGCCGAGGCGCTGCGGACCTTCGCCCGCGACCACGGGCTGGCCGTGGTCGAGGACGCCGCGCACGCCTTCCCGGCGGCCAGCGCGGGGGTGCCGGTCGGCGGCGGTGACTCGGCGGCCACCGTGTTCAGCTTTTACGCGACCAAGACCATCACCACCGGCGAGGGCGGCATGCTGGTCACCCGCGACCCGGCCCTGGCCCAGCGGGTACGCACCATGCGGCTGCACGGTTTCGACCGGGACGGCTTCGACAGGTACCGCAGCACGCTGCCCGCCTGGCAGTACAACGTGGTGGAGGCCGGGTTCAAGTACAACCTGACCGATCCCGCCGCCGCGATGGGGCTGGTGCAGCTGGACCGCGCCGAGGCGATGCGCCTGCGCCGGGCCGAGATCGCCGCCCGCTACCGGCAGGCGTTCACCGGCCTGCCGATCGACCTGCCCCAACCGGCCCCGGAGACCGACCTGCACTCCTGGCACCTGTTCGTGGTGCGGCTGCGCCCCGAGGCCCCCGTCGGGCGGGACGGCTTCATCGCGGAGCTGGCCCGGCTCGGCGTCGGCTGCGGCGTCCACTTCATCCCGCTGCACCGGCACACCTACTGGCAGCAGCGGTACGCCCTGACCGACGAGATGTTCCCGGTCGCCAGCGCGGAGTTCCCCCGGGTGGTCAGCCTGCCGATCTTCTCGGCGATGGACGACGCCCAGGTGGAGCTGGTCATCCGGACCGTCAGCAAGGTGCTCCAGTGA